A genomic stretch from Marinimicrobium sp. C6131 includes:
- a CDS encoding peroxiredoxin, which yields MAKNLYMLPEGLPEPQDDGACDHLQGMAIPSVALPSTRDEPVDLSAISGTAVVFFYPMTGKPEQPPMRGWNKIPGARGCTTQCCAFRDRYPEFQRLGVEVYGVSAQPLDDQRETVARLRLPYPLLNDSELKLVRALELPTFDYDHSRYIKRLTLLIEGGVVRQVYYPVFPPHLNPTDILAQLRS from the coding sequence ATGGCCAAGAACTTGTATATGTTGCCTGAGGGCCTGCCCGAGCCCCAGGACGATGGTGCCTGCGACCACCTCCAGGGCATGGCAATACCCAGTGTGGCGCTGCCGAGTACCCGAGACGAACCGGTAGACCTCAGCGCCATCAGCGGCACGGCCGTGGTGTTCTTTTATCCCATGACCGGCAAGCCGGAGCAGCCGCCAATGCGCGGTTGGAACAAGATTCCCGGGGCGCGAGGGTGCACGACTCAGTGCTGCGCGTTTCGGGATCGGTATCCGGAATTCCAGCGGTTGGGGGTGGAAGTGTACGGGGTGAGTGCCCAGCCCCTCGACGATCAGCGTGAGACAGTGGCGCGCTTGCGCCTGCCTTACCCTCTGCTCAACGACAGCGAGCTGAAACTGGTCAGGGCGTTGGAGCTTCCCACCTTCGATTACGACCATTCCCGTTACATCAAACGGCTGACGCTGTTGATTGAAGGGGGTGTCGTCCGGCAGGTGTACTATCCGGTGTTTCCGCCCCACCTCAATCCGACGGATATTCTTGCCCAGCTCAGGAGCTGA
- a CDS encoding MATE family efflux transporter — MTDTRPNHRQIWQLAWPMMLSNLSIPLLGAVDTAILGHLGSPVYLGAVSLGASVVTLLFWSFGFLRMGTTSVAARATGAEDHDTIRLVLAQSLIFALGLALLIIVLGPWLIPTALGWMGASPEVAALAQNYGQIRLWGAPASLMNFALVGWFIGRQDTRRPLMILLTTNLLNILLDALLILGLGMNSDGAAWASVLAEYGGLLLGLGLLRHHLVRLPGQLNRAQLHQWQAYQALLQVNRHLFIRTLCLLLVFAFFAAQGARLGDQVLAANAVLLQFLMLTSYALDGFAHAAEALAGRAVGARQAEALRQTVRLTTLWALACAGLISLVFVAGAPWWPGLFTSLEPVLEQVRAHYVWVCLVPLVGVWGYQLDGVFLGSGRTALMQYSVVGSALLVFLPLWWWLQPLGNHGLWLAFLAFNGARGISLGTVYYYLNHRRRWLLRT, encoded by the coding sequence ATGACTGATACCCGCCCCAACCACCGACAAATCTGGCAGCTCGCCTGGCCCATGATGCTGAGCAACCTGTCCATTCCGCTGCTCGGCGCCGTGGATACCGCCATTCTTGGACACCTCGGCAGTCCGGTCTATCTCGGTGCGGTAAGCCTGGGCGCAAGTGTCGTAACCCTGCTGTTCTGGTCATTCGGATTTCTGCGGATGGGCACCACCAGCGTGGCCGCCCGGGCGACGGGTGCGGAGGATCACGACACCATCCGCCTGGTGCTGGCCCAGAGCCTGATATTCGCTCTGGGCCTGGCGCTGCTGATCATCGTCCTCGGTCCCTGGCTGATACCCACCGCGCTGGGATGGATGGGCGCGAGTCCGGAGGTGGCCGCACTGGCCCAGAATTACGGCCAGATCCGCCTGTGGGGCGCGCCCGCCAGCCTGATGAATTTTGCCCTGGTCGGCTGGTTTATCGGCCGTCAGGATACCCGCCGCCCGCTGATGATTCTGCTGACCACCAACCTGCTCAATATCCTGCTCGATGCCCTGCTGATTCTCGGGCTGGGGATGAACAGCGACGGAGCTGCCTGGGCCAGCGTGCTGGCCGAGTATGGCGGCCTGCTGCTCGGTCTGGGCCTGCTCAGGCATCACCTGGTTCGCCTGCCCGGGCAACTCAACCGTGCCCAACTGCATCAGTGGCAGGCCTACCAGGCACTGCTACAGGTCAATCGTCACCTGTTCATCCGCACACTGTGTCTGCTGCTGGTCTTTGCCTTTTTCGCCGCCCAGGGCGCCCGTCTGGGTGATCAGGTACTGGCGGCCAATGCGGTTCTGCTGCAGTTTCTGATGCTGACCTCCTACGCCCTGGACGGGTTCGCTCACGCGGCGGAGGCGCTGGCGGGTCGGGCGGTCGGCGCCCGTCAGGCTGAGGCTTTGCGCCAGACGGTGCGTCTGACCACCCTCTGGGCACTGGCTTGCGCGGGGCTGATCAGTCTGGTCTTCGTTGCAGGCGCGCCCTGGTGGCCCGGGCTGTTCACCAGCCTGGAGCCCGTACTCGAGCAGGTGCGGGCCCACTACGTCTGGGTTTGTCTGGTGCCCCTGGTGGGGGTCTGGGGCTACCAGCTCGATGGGGTCTTTCTCGGTAGCGGTCGAACCGCCCTCATGCAGTATTCCGTCGTCGGCTCAGCCCTGCTGGTGTTTCTGCCGTTGTGGTGGTGGCTGCAACCGTTGGGCAATCACGGCCTTTGGCTGGCCTTCCTGGCCTTTAACGGGGCCCGGGGGATCTCGCTGGGTACGGTTTATTACTACCTGAATCATCGTCGCCGCTGGTTGCTACGGACCTGA
- the coxB gene encoding cytochrome c oxidase subunit II, giving the protein MFKRAHRRFAWLLAPAVLMTSYQTLADEVERWKFNMTEGVTPVSREIQGLHMEMFWWCVAIGVVVFGIMFYSMIMHRKSRGVKPANFHESTGLEILWTAIPLVILVIMAIPATSSLIKLYDSSEAEVDVLITGYQWRWKYDYVEDDVSFFSNLSTPRDEIEGFAPKNANYLLEVDEPLVLPVGQKVRFLITASDVIHAWWVPDLGVKKDAIPGFINESWALIEEPGVYRGQCAELCGKDHGFMPIVVEALPEEEYNQWLADKKAEAEELAKLTEQTFSFDELYARGEEVYGRWCAACHQADGSGVPGTFPGLKEGSLAVGPIEDHIDVIVNGVPGTAMQAFGEQLSEVDIAAVVTYERNAWGNNMGDEAQPIDIYNHKQGN; this is encoded by the coding sequence ATGTTTAAACGAGCGCATAGGCGGTTCGCCTGGCTGCTTGCCCCTGCCGTGCTGATGACCAGTTATCAGACCCTGGCAGACGAGGTTGAGCGTTGGAAGTTTAATATGACCGAGGGGGTGACACCGGTCAGTCGCGAGATCCAGGGCCTCCATATGGAGATGTTCTGGTGGTGTGTGGCGATTGGTGTGGTGGTCTTCGGGATCATGTTCTACAGCATGATCATGCACCGCAAATCCCGTGGTGTGAAACCCGCCAACTTTCACGAAAGCACTGGTCTGGAAATTCTCTGGACAGCAATCCCGCTGGTGATTCTGGTCATCATGGCCATTCCTGCCACCAGCAGTCTGATCAAACTCTATGATTCGTCCGAAGCCGAAGTCGATGTGCTGATTACCGGCTATCAGTGGCGCTGGAAGTATGACTACGTCGAAGACGATGTCAGCTTCTTCAGCAACCTGAGCACCCCGCGGGACGAAATCGAAGGCTTTGCACCCAAAAATGCCAATTATCTGCTCGAAGTGGACGAACCACTGGTGTTGCCGGTGGGCCAGAAAGTCCGCTTCCTGATTACCGCCTCAGATGTCATTCACGCCTGGTGGGTCCCCGACCTGGGCGTAAAGAAAGATGCGATTCCCGGTTTTATCAACGAGTCCTGGGCGCTGATTGAGGAGCCCGGTGTTTATCGTGGCCAATGCGCGGAGCTGTGTGGCAAGGACCACGGCTTCATGCCGATTGTGGTCGAGGCGCTGCCGGAAGAAGAATACAACCAGTGGCTGGCCGACAAGAAAGCCGAAGCGGAAGAGCTGGCCAAGCTGACCGAGCAGACCTTCAGCTTCGACGAGCTGTATGCGCGCGGTGAAGAGGTTTACGGCCGCTGGTGTGCCGCCTGTCACCAGGCCGATGGCTCCGGTGTTCCCGGTACCTTCCCGGGCTTGAAAGAGGGCAGCCTGGCGGTCGGGCCAATCGAGGATCATATCGATGTGATCGTCAACGGCGTTCCCGGCACCGCGATGCAGGCGTTTGGCGAGCAGCTCAGCGAAGTGGATATCGCCGCGGTCGTGACCTACGAGCGCAACGCCTGGGGCAACAACATGGGCGACGAAGCCCAGCCCATCGATATCTATAACCATAAACAGGGCAACTAG
- the ctaD gene encoding cytochrome c oxidase subunit I, with product MAHGPAKGITRWLYTTNHKDIGSMYLWFSFAMFFLGGIFALVIRAELFQPGLQIVEPNFFNQMTTMHGLIMVFGAVMPAFVGLANWMIPMMVGAPDMALPRMNNWSFWILPFAFLMLVSTLFMEGGAPNFGWTFYAPLSTTYAPPSVTFFIFAIHIMGASSIMGAINIIATILNMRAPGMTLMKMPLFVWTWLITAYLLIAVMPVLAGVVTMMLMDIHFGTSFFSAAGGGDPVLFQHVFWFFGHPEVYIMILPAFGIVSAIIPTFARKPLFGYSSMVYATASIAFLSFIVWAHHMFTVGMPIAGELFFMYATMLIAVPTGVKVFNWVATMFRGAMTFETPMLFSVAFVILFTIGGFSGLMLAIAPADFQYHDTYFVVAHFHYVLVPGAIFSITAAVYYWLPKWCGHMYNETLGKTHFWLAFIGLNLTFFPMHFSGLAGMPRRIPDYHMMFADWNMISSVGAFLFGGAQVLFLYIVVATIIKGKKATAEVWDNPEGLEWTVPSPAPYHTFSTPPEVK from the coding sequence ATGGCTCACGGCCCCGCAAAAGGTATTACTCGCTGGTTGTACACCACCAACCACAAAGACATCGGCAGCATGTACCTCTGGTTCAGCTTTGCCATGTTCTTCCTGGGCGGTATCTTCGCCCTGGTGATTCGCGCCGAGCTGTTCCAGCCCGGCCTGCAGATTGTCGAACCCAACTTCTTTAACCAGATGACCACCATGCACGGCTTGATCATGGTGTTCGGGGCGGTCATGCCGGCCTTTGTCGGCCTGGCCAACTGGATGATTCCGATGATGGTCGGCGCACCGGATATGGCGCTGCCGCGGATGAACAACTGGAGTTTCTGGATTCTCCCCTTCGCGTTCCTGATGCTGGTCTCTACTCTGTTCATGGAGGGCGGGGCGCCGAACTTCGGTTGGACCTTCTACGCACCGTTATCCACTACGTACGCACCGCCGTCGGTAACCTTTTTCATTTTCGCTATCCATATCATGGGTGCGAGTTCCATCATGGGTGCGATCAACATCATCGCCACGATTCTGAACATGCGCGCGCCGGGCATGACCCTGATGAAGATGCCGCTGTTCGTCTGGACCTGGTTGATTACCGCCTACCTGCTGATTGCGGTAATGCCGGTGCTCGCCGGGGTGGTCACCATGATGCTGATGGATATCCACTTCGGCACCAGCTTCTTCAGTGCCGCCGGTGGCGGCGATCCGGTTCTGTTCCAGCATGTGTTCTGGTTCTTCGGGCACCCCGAAGTGTACATCATGATTCTGCCGGCGTTCGGTATTGTCAGCGCGATCATTCCCACCTTCGCGCGCAAACCGCTGTTTGGTTATTCGTCCATGGTGTACGCAACCGCATCGATCGCTTTCCTGAGCTTTATTGTCTGGGCGCACCACATGTTCACGGTGGGTATGCCCATCGCTGGCGAGCTGTTCTTCATGTACGCCACCATGCTGATTGCCGTTCCCACCGGGGTGAAGGTGTTCAACTGGGTGGCCACCATGTTCCGCGGGGCCATGACCTTTGAAACCCCGATGCTGTTTTCCGTGGCCTTCGTGATTCTGTTCACTATCGGTGGTTTCTCGGGCCTGATGCTGGCCATTGCCCCGGCGGATTTCCAGTATCACGACACCTACTTTGTGGTAGCGCACTTCCACTACGTGCTGGTGCCCGGCGCGATTTTCTCCATCACCGCGGCGGTGTATTACTGGTTGCCCAAGTGGTGCGGTCATATGTACAACGAGACCCTGGGTAAAACCCACTTCTGGTTGGCGTTTATTGGCCTGAACCTGACCTTCTTCCCGATGCACTTCTCGGGTCTGGCGGGCATGCCGCGCCGGATTCCGGACTACCACATGATGTTTGCCGACTGGAACATGATCTCCTCCGTTGGGGCCTTCCTGTTCGGCGGCGCGCAGGTGCTGTTCCTGTACATCGTGGTTGCCACCATCATCAAGGGTAAGAAGGCGACGGCCGAAGTGTGGGATAACCCGGAAGGGCTGGAGTGGACGGTACCGTCCCCGGCGCCTTACCACACCTTCAGCACTCCGCCGGAAGTGAAGTAA
- a CDS encoding cytochrome c oxidase assembly protein, with amino-acid sequence MPTNPIAALSLKLGVTVVGMFVFAIWIMPPLYDAFCEVTGLNGKTGGRYEATDAGIDTSRTIKVQFVATNNEGMPWEFEPTIRSVTVHPGEQKRIDYLARNPTERDMVGQAIPSLVPFKATNYFHKTECFCFEQQPLAGGETAELPMFFIVDRDIPKNINTITLSYTLFDVTDRFGDDHNDLASLKQ; translated from the coding sequence ATGCCCACCAATCCGATCGCCGCACTCAGCCTCAAGCTGGGTGTGACCGTGGTGGGCATGTTTGTCTTTGCCATCTGGATCATGCCGCCGTTGTACGATGCCTTCTGTGAAGTCACCGGGCTCAATGGCAAAACCGGGGGACGCTACGAGGCGACCGATGCCGGCATCGATACCAGTCGGACCATCAAGGTTCAGTTTGTGGCAACCAACAACGAAGGGATGCCGTGGGAGTTCGAGCCCACCATCCGTTCGGTGACGGTACACCCGGGGGAACAGAAGCGGATCGACTATCTGGCGCGCAATCCGACCGAGCGCGACATGGTGGGCCAGGCCATTCCCAGCCTGGTGCCGTTCAAAGCCACCAACTATTTTCACAAGACCGAGTGCTTCTGTTTTGAACAGCAGCCCTTGGCGGGCGGTGAAACGGCCGAGCTGCCCATGTTTTTTATTGTCGACCGGGATATCCCGAAAAACATCAACACCATCACCCTGTCCTACACTCTATTTGATGTGACCGACCGCTTTGGTGATGACCACAATGACTTGGCTAGTTTGAAACAATAA
- a CDS encoding cytochrome c oxidase subunit 3, whose protein sequence is MATSEGTYYVPEQSKLPLWASFGLFLTVFGAANWLNGSGSGPYLFMAGGLIFAVVLWNWFGAVINENMAGLNSAQLKRSYVWGMGWFIFSEVMFFAAFFGALFYVRNLALPWLGGDGNNAATNEFLWNGFEAAWPLMTTPDMAVNGDAATVRGPEQNMSYSEAGSLWTWLPFWNTVLLLTSSVTVHFAHSAIKNNARKAFNWWLGGTIILAIAFLILQVEEYVHAYTEMGLTLESGIYGTTFFMLTGFHGMHVLLGTFMLTVMWLRSVLKGHFKPDDNFGFEAASWYWHFVDVVWVGLFFAVYIFG, encoded by the coding sequence ATGGCGACAAGCGAAGGAACTTATTACGTACCGGAACAGAGCAAACTGCCGCTCTGGGCCAGCTTCGGGTTGTTTTTGACGGTCTTTGGTGCCGCCAATTGGCTGAACGGTAGCGGTTCCGGCCCTTATCTGTTTATGGCCGGGGGCCTGATCTTTGCTGTTGTACTCTGGAACTGGTTTGGTGCCGTCATCAATGAAAATATGGCCGGGCTGAATAGCGCCCAACTCAAGCGCTCCTATGTGTGGGGGATGGGTTGGTTCATCTTCAGTGAAGTGATGTTCTTTGCGGCCTTTTTTGGCGCCCTTTTCTATGTCCGTAACCTGGCGTTGCCCTGGCTGGGCGGCGATGGCAACAATGCGGCGACCAATGAGTTTCTCTGGAACGGGTTCGAGGCCGCTTGGCCGTTGATGACCACCCCGGATATGGCGGTCAATGGGGACGCGGCCACGGTGCGCGGCCCAGAGCAGAATATGAGTTACTCCGAGGCCGGATCGCTCTGGACCTGGTTGCCCTTCTGGAACACCGTGCTGCTGTTGACCTCCAGTGTCACCGTGCACTTTGCACACAGTGCCATCAAAAACAATGCTCGCAAGGCATTCAACTGGTGGTTGGGTGGCACCATCATTCTGGCGATTGCCTTCCTGATTCTTCAGGTCGAAGAGTATGTGCATGCCTATACGGAGATGGGTCTGACGCTGGAGTCCGGCATTTACGGCACCACCTTTTTCATGCTGACCGGCTTTCACGGTATGCATGTGCTGTTGGGCACCTTCATGTTGACCGTCATGTGGCTCCGGTCAGTGCTCAAAGGCCATTTCAAACCGGATGATAACTTCGGCTTCGAGGCCGCCAGTTGGTATTGGCACTTTGTGGATGTGGTCTGGGTCGGTCTGTTCTTCGCGGTGTATATTTTCGGCTGA
- a CDS encoding DUF2909 domain-containing protein, with protein sequence MWLKIIILVLFVGVLASLTSGLRFLLKDAGVPESKRTLYALGIRIVLASVMMLCVFYGFYSGILTSSAPWDSRL encoded by the coding sequence ATGTGGCTTAAAATCATTATCCTGGTGCTGTTTGTCGGCGTTCTGGCCAGCCTCACCAGCGGCCTGCGTTTTTTGCTCAAGGACGCCGGCGTCCCGGAATCCAAACGGACGCTGTACGCTCTGGGCATTCGGATCGTGCTGGCCAGCGTGATGATGCTGTGCGTATTTTACGGTTTCTACAGCGGTATTCTGACCAGCTCGGCCCCCTGGGACTCGCGCCTGTAA
- a CDS encoding SURF1 family protein, translated as MNAQRTPAEPQCSTAFHWKVTLLCLLTFPVLMALGFWQLDRADQKRAREAALDAVRAQPPASLPGTDLAEIEEQRRLLLQGHYLAGRNWLLDNRQRNGQVGYEVITPFQLTDGRILLVNRGWVAAGEDRADRPDPPAPSGEHTLFARWQTPSEHPLLDGRPAEAEWPKVIVAIEPEAMADALAQPVLGHYARLDEGSPGALRTEWQNLEVSAAKHLGYAVQWFAMAAAVVIWLTVALISLRKRRRSTTANSAECGSGSSRND; from the coding sequence GTGAACGCCCAGCGAACGCCCGCCGAGCCACAGTGTAGCACCGCCTTCCACTGGAAAGTCACGCTGCTGTGCCTGCTGACCTTTCCGGTCCTGATGGCGCTCGGTTTCTGGCAGTTGGATCGCGCCGATCAGAAGCGGGCCCGGGAGGCCGCTCTCGATGCGGTACGCGCCCAGCCGCCGGCGTCCCTACCCGGTACGGATTTGGCCGAGATCGAAGAGCAGCGCCGGCTGCTACTGCAGGGACACTACCTGGCGGGACGAAACTGGCTGTTGGACAACCGGCAGCGCAACGGACAGGTGGGCTATGAAGTCATTACGCCCTTCCAGTTGACCGACGGGCGGATACTCCTGGTCAATCGGGGCTGGGTGGCGGCGGGAGAGGACCGCGCCGACCGACCCGACCCCCCGGCGCCGAGCGGTGAGCACACGCTGTTTGCACGCTGGCAAACACCCAGCGAACACCCACTACTCGACGGTCGCCCGGCCGAGGCCGAATGGCCCAAAGTGATTGTCGCCATCGAGCCGGAGGCGATGGCGGACGCACTGGCGCAACCGGTACTGGGGCACTATGCCAGACTGGACGAGGGTAGCCCGGGCGCCCTGAGAACCGAGTGGCAGAATCTCGAGGTCAGCGCCGCAAAACACCTCGGTTACGCGGTGCAGTGGTTCGCCATGGCGGCCGCCGTGGTAATCTGGTTGACTGTGGCCCTCATCAGCCTGCGCAAACGCAGGCGTTCAACAACAGCGAACTCCGCAGAATGCGGTAGCGGGAGTAGCCGTAATGACTGA
- a CDS encoding COX15/CtaA family protein: MATLKNQQKHGYRWALFATALCAVVVVLGAFTRLVDAGLGCPDWPGCYGHMTWPSSDEHVAKAEALFPESPVEHDKTWPEMVHRYFAGTLGLVILGLTLATWRFAARAPAMNYPRWHATGLLALVVLQAAFGMWTVTLKLWPQVVTAHLLGGFATFSLLWLLTLRLQNRPWSLSSNSYRRLAGLRPLIWLALIVVVMQIALGGWTSSNYAALACTDFPTCHGEWWPDTDFERGFNFAQSVGPNYLGGLLEGDARTAIHLTHRIGALVVTLVLLVLLYRLWQVPLSRARRLTGLIGLLLVVQVSLGITNVLASLPLSVAVAHNGVGALLLLSLVTLAHRSYSAIRI; this comes from the coding sequence GTGGCGACGCTGAAAAATCAACAAAAACACGGTTATCGCTGGGCTTTGTTTGCCACCGCCCTGTGCGCGGTGGTGGTGGTTCTGGGGGCGTTTACCCGGTTGGTGGATGCTGGTCTGGGCTGTCCCGACTGGCCGGGTTGCTACGGTCATATGACCTGGCCCAGCTCGGATGAGCACGTGGCCAAGGCCGAAGCCCTGTTCCCGGAATCGCCGGTGGAACACGATAAAACCTGGCCGGAGATGGTACACCGGTATTTTGCCGGCACGCTCGGCCTGGTGATTCTGGGCCTCACCCTGGCCACCTGGCGGTTCGCCGCCCGGGCGCCGGCCATGAATTACCCGCGCTGGCATGCCACCGGATTGTTGGCCCTGGTGGTCCTGCAGGCGGCCTTTGGCATGTGGACGGTCACGCTCAAGCTGTGGCCGCAAGTGGTGACCGCCCATCTGCTCGGCGGCTTTGCCACCTTCAGCCTGCTCTGGTTACTGACGCTGCGCCTGCAGAACCGCCCCTGGAGCCTGTCCAGCAACAGCTATCGACGGCTCGCGGGGCTGCGGCCCCTGATCTGGCTGGCGCTCATTGTGGTCGTCATGCAGATTGCGCTGGGGGGCTGGACCAGCTCCAACTACGCGGCCCTGGCCTGTACCGATTTTCCCACCTGCCACGGCGAGTGGTGGCCAGATACGGATTTTGAGCGGGGTTTCAACTTTGCCCAGAGTGTGGGCCCCAATTATCTGGGGGGCTTGCTCGAAGGCGATGCCCGGACCGCCATCCATCTGACGCATCGCATCGGTGCCCTGGTGGTGACTCTGGTGCTGCTGGTGCTGCTGTACCGCTTGTGGCAGGTACCGCTCAGTCGCGCCCGTCGTCTGACCGGCCTGATCGGCTTGTTGTTGGTGGTGCAGGTATCGCTGGGCATCACCAATGTGCTGGCGTCACTGCCCCTGTCGGTAGCGGTTGCCCACAACGGGGTCGGTGCGTTACTGTTGCTGAGCCTGGTGACTCTGGCCCACCGGAGTTACTCGGCGATACGAATCTAG
- the cyoE gene encoding heme o synthase: MAKIMDNTRASGASMSWRDYYELCKPNVVMLMILTSVIGMLLAVPGMVPLDVLLIGNLGIALCAGSAAAVNHLVDRHVDQKMARTFNRPVAKGRVEPMQAAIFALVIGSLGMALLVVFINTLTAVLTLVSLLGYAVVYTLFLKRATPQNIVIGGIAGAAPPLLGWTAVTGEIHGHALLLVLIIFAWTPPHFWALAVHRKDEYAKADIPMLPVTHGEQYTKLHILLYTVILILVTMLPYITGMLNWLYLLGALVLGAGFLYWSLALMFSKKPSVGMDTFKYSIVYLMALFVVMLLDHYLLPVPTDYLRL, from the coding sequence ATGGCGAAAATAATGGATAACACCCGCGCATCCGGAGCCAGCATGAGCTGGCGAGACTACTATGAGCTGTGCAAGCCCAACGTGGTCATGCTGATGATCCTGACCTCGGTGATCGGCATGCTGTTGGCGGTGCCGGGTATGGTCCCGCTCGATGTGCTGCTGATCGGGAACCTGGGTATTGCGCTGTGCGCGGGCTCTGCGGCGGCGGTCAATCACCTGGTGGATCGCCACGTGGACCAGAAGATGGCCCGGACTTTCAACCGGCCGGTGGCCAAGGGGCGGGTCGAGCCCATGCAGGCGGCGATCTTCGCCCTGGTGATCGGAAGCCTGGGTATGGCCCTGCTGGTGGTGTTCATCAACACCCTGACCGCCGTGCTCACCCTGGTATCGCTGTTGGGTTATGCGGTGGTCTACACACTGTTTCTCAAGCGCGCCACACCCCAGAACATTGTCATCGGTGGTATCGCCGGCGCAGCACCCCCGTTGCTGGGCTGGACTGCAGTGACCGGTGAAATTCACGGCCACGCCCTGTTACTGGTACTGATCATTTTCGCCTGGACGCCGCCTCATTTCTGGGCTCTTGCGGTGCACCGCAAAGACGAGTACGCCAAGGCGGATATCCCCATGCTGCCGGTTACCCACGGGGAACAGTACACCAAGCTGCATATCCTGCTGTACACCGTGATCCTGATACTGGTGACGATGCTGCCTTACATTACCGGCATGCTGAACTGGCTGTATCTGCTCGGCGCCCTGGTGCTCGGTGCCGGCTTCCTCTACTGGTCGCTGGCGTTGATGTTCAGCAAAAAGCCGTCGGTGGGTATGGATACCTTCAAGTATTCCATCGTCTACCTGATGGCGCTGTTTGTGGTGATGTTGCTGGACCACTACCTGCTGCCCGTGCCGACCGACTATCTGCGCCTCTGA
- a CDS encoding SCO family protein, translated as MTDTAPNPDDRRARQQRGIRRTVAILVVVVAVVVGLQVYKVTREPALDREALREQGTLVFEQPRRVSAFELVDHRGEPFTPEQLQGRWTLAFFGFTQCPDICPMAMAELARTMEELPPELAERTQVLLVTLDPARDSPEVLAEYVPYFHEDFVGVTGEFLTLKRLANEVNVAFAKVTQSDDDYTVDHSGNIVLFNPMGDYHGFFKPPFDPARLAEHYASIAAAFPY; from the coding sequence GTGACTGACACTGCCCCCAACCCCGACGACCGCCGCGCTCGACAGCAGCGCGGTATCCGCCGCACCGTGGCTATTCTGGTTGTCGTAGTGGCGGTAGTCGTGGGCTTACAGGTTTACAAGGTGACCCGGGAGCCGGCCCTGGACCGGGAGGCGCTGCGCGAGCAGGGCACCCTGGTGTTCGAGCAGCCCCGCCGGGTCAGCGCGTTTGAACTGGTGGATCACCGGGGTGAACCCTTTACCCCCGAGCAGTTGCAGGGGCGGTGGACCCTGGCCTTCTTCGGTTTCACCCAGTGCCCGGACATCTGCCCCATGGCAATGGCGGAACTGGCCCGGACTATGGAGGAGCTCCCCCCGGAGCTGGCCGAGCGCACCCAGGTGCTGCTGGTCACCCTGGATCCGGCGAGGGATAGCCCGGAGGTGCTGGCGGAATACGTGCCCTATTTTCACGAGGACTTTGTGGGCGTCACCGGCGAGTTCCTGACCCTCAAACGACTGGCCAACGAGGTCAATGTCGCTTTTGCCAAAGTCACCCAAAGTGACGATGACTATACCGTCGACCACAGCGGCAATATCGTCCTGTTCAATCCCATGGGCGATTACCACGGTTTCTTCAAACCGCCGTTTGATCCGGCCAGGCTGGCTGAACATTACGCGTCCATCGCCGCCGCTTTTCCTTACTAG